The Nesterenkonia xinjiangensis genome contains a region encoding:
- a CDS encoding cytochrome c oxidase subunit 3 — MTSATQAPNAPARTLPNRPNMVSVGTMVWLTSELMFFAGLFAMFFTLRSTQPEMWAEYSSRLDITLATIITVILVASSVTAQFGVFAAERHQPRRTGSLMNIKNWGMVEWYILSFLMGAIFIAGQTFEFAELVSHGVAVQTNAFGSAFYITTGFHGLHVIGGLIAFLYVIARAYFSVKFTHKEASAAVVISYYWHFVDVVWIALFGVVYLLPLFV; from the coding sequence GTGACGTCTGCAACCCAAGCCCCCAACGCTCCGGCGCGCACGCTGCCGAACCGCCCGAACATGGTGTCCGTGGGCACCATGGTCTGGCTGACCAGCGAGCTCATGTTCTTCGCCGGCCTGTTCGCGATGTTCTTCACCCTGCGCTCGACGCAGCCCGAGATGTGGGCGGAGTACAGCTCGCGACTCGACATCACCCTGGCCACGATCATCACCGTGATCCTGGTGGCGAGCTCCGTGACGGCGCAGTTCGGAGTCTTCGCCGCCGAGCGTCACCAGCCCCGCCGCACCGGTTCACTGATGAACATCAAGAACTGGGGCATGGTCGAGTGGTACATCCTCTCGTTCCTCATGGGCGCGATCTTCATCGCCGGCCAGACCTTCGAGTTCGCGGAGCTCGTCTCCCACGGCGTGGCGGTCCAGACCAACGCCTTCGGGTCGGCCTTCTACATCACGACCGGCTTCCACGGCCTCCACGTCATCGGCGGGCTCATCGCCTTCCTCTACGTGATCGCCCGGGCCTACTTCAGCGTGAAGTTCACGCACAAGGAGGCCAGTGCCGCCGTCGTGATCTCGTACTACTGGCACTTCGTCGACGTCGTCTGGATCGCGCTCTTCGGCGTCGTCTACCTCCTGCCACTCTTCGTCTGA
- the hisS gene encoding histidine--tRNA ligase, translating into MARTTSLSGFTEWLPQERLVELHVLDTLREVFERHGFSSVESRAVETVETLLQKGEIDKEIYGVSRLQAQDDAEARLALHFDLTVPFARYVVENAGHLAFPFRRYQIQKVWRGERPQDGRYREFTQADIDIVGDGALPFRCDVELAVVMARALESLPIGDFRLRVNNRRLSEGFYLSIGLQDTAAVLRAIDKLEKIGRERVAAELMETAGATAEQAEKALALAQIRTEDLSFVERVRALGGEHELLDAGLAELAEVIGELERRVPGRAVADLSIARGLDYYTGTVYETVLEGHESLGSICSGGRYESLASAGKRSFPGVGLSIGVTRLVSRMLTEGTVTSTRAVPSAVYVALRTDEDWGAAQDVADALRSRGVNVEVALRAEKFGKQIRHADRRGIPFVWFTDDQGLHEVKDIRSGEQVAADPRTWTPPEEDLVPRVLPAG; encoded by the coding sequence ATGGCACGCACAACGTCCCTCTCCGGCTTCACCGAGTGGCTCCCCCAGGAGCGCCTGGTGGAGCTCCACGTGCTCGACACGCTGCGGGAGGTCTTCGAGCGTCATGGGTTCTCCTCCGTCGAGTCCCGCGCGGTGGAGACGGTGGAGACGCTGCTGCAGAAGGGCGAGATCGACAAGGAGATCTACGGCGTCTCCCGACTCCAGGCGCAGGACGACGCCGAGGCCCGCCTCGCGCTGCACTTCGACCTGACCGTGCCCTTCGCCCGATACGTGGTGGAGAACGCCGGGCACCTGGCTTTCCCCTTCCGCCGCTACCAGATCCAGAAGGTCTGGCGGGGGGAGCGCCCCCAGGACGGCCGATACCGCGAGTTCACCCAGGCCGACATCGACATCGTCGGCGACGGAGCGCTTCCGTTCCGCTGCGACGTCGAGCTGGCCGTGGTGATGGCCCGTGCACTGGAGTCGCTGCCGATCGGAGACTTCCGTCTGCGGGTGAACAACCGCAGGCTCTCCGAGGGGTTCTACCTCTCGATCGGGCTGCAGGACACCGCTGCGGTGCTCCGCGCGATCGACAAGCTCGAGAAGATCGGTCGTGAGCGGGTGGCCGCCGAGCTCATGGAGACCGCCGGTGCCACCGCCGAGCAGGCGGAGAAGGCGCTTGCCCTGGCCCAGATCCGCACCGAGGACCTCAGCTTCGTGGAGCGGGTCCGTGCGCTGGGCGGCGAGCACGAGCTGCTCGACGCAGGCCTGGCCGAGCTCGCCGAGGTCATCGGGGAGCTCGAACGCCGCGTGCCCGGACGCGCGGTGGCCGACCTCTCCATCGCCCGCGGGCTGGACTACTACACCGGCACCGTCTATGAGACCGTCCTCGAGGGTCACGAGTCGCTCGGCTCGATCTGTTCAGGCGGACGCTATGAGTCGCTGGCCTCGGCGGGGAAGCGCAGCTTCCCCGGGGTCGGGCTCTCCATCGGAGTGACGCGTCTGGTCTCCCGGATGCTGACCGAAGGCACCGTGACCTCCACCCGTGCGGTGCCCAGTGCGGTCTACGTGGCGCTGCGCACCGACGAGGATTGGGGAGCGGCGCAGGACGTGGCCGACGCGCTCCGGTCCCGGGGGGTCAATGTGGAGGTCGCCCTGCGTGCCGAGAAGTTCGGCAAGCAGATCCGCCACGCCGACCGCCGCGGCATCCCCTTCGTGTGGTTCACCGACGACCAGGGCCTTCACGAGGTCAAGGACATCCGCTCCGGCGAACAGGTGGCCGCAGATCCCCGGACCTGGACGCCGCCCGAGGAGGATCTGGTCCCGCGGGTGCTCCCCGCGGGCTGA
- the trpD gene encoding anthranilate phosphoribosyltransferase, translating into MTDSATSPPPTWPHLLDALLAGEDLTSGTSAWAMDRLMSGELTDAEVAGFLIALRAKGETADELVGLSATMMSKAVEISIPGPTLDIVGTGGDRLGTVNISTMSSLVAVGAGARVVKHGNRGASTTAGAADVIEALGVDLTLPAERVARAATEVGITFLFAQGFHPSMRFVAPTRRQLGVRTIFNFLGPLSNPARVDAQALGCAHRGLAPKMAQVLAARGTRGLVFRGQDGRDKITTSASTDLWEVRDGEVRHHEFSPSDLGTSQVDVDSLRGGSGTDNAAIVQQVLEGEPGPVREAVLINAAAGLAAVDDSAEGDLLERLHAQRARAEESIDSGAAAAVLQRWVDFSHA; encoded by the coding sequence GTGACCGACTCAGCCACCTCCCCACCGCCCACCTGGCCGCACCTGCTGGACGCTCTGCTCGCCGGTGAAGACCTCACCTCGGGGACCTCCGCCTGGGCCATGGACCGGCTCATGAGCGGCGAGCTGACCGATGCCGAGGTGGCCGGGTTCCTGATCGCCCTGCGCGCCAAGGGTGAGACCGCCGACGAGCTGGTGGGGCTGTCGGCGACGATGATGTCCAAGGCCGTGGAGATCTCCATCCCGGGCCCCACGCTGGACATCGTCGGCACCGGAGGAGATCGGCTCGGCACTGTGAACATCTCCACGATGTCCTCGCTGGTCGCCGTCGGGGCCGGCGCGCGGGTGGTCAAGCACGGCAACCGGGGCGCCTCCACCACCGCCGGCGCCGCCGACGTCATCGAGGCCCTCGGCGTGGACCTGACGCTGCCTGCCGAACGGGTGGCGCGCGCCGCCACGGAGGTCGGCATCACATTCCTCTTCGCTCAGGGGTTCCACCCGTCGATGCGTTTCGTGGCCCCGACGCGTCGCCAGCTGGGAGTCCGCACCATCTTCAACTTCCTGGGTCCGCTCTCCAACCCCGCACGGGTCGATGCACAGGCCCTGGGCTGCGCGCACCGCGGCCTCGCCCCGAAGATGGCCCAGGTGCTGGCCGCACGAGGCACGCGCGGCCTGGTCTTCCGTGGCCAGGACGGGCGGGACAAGATCACCACCTCTGCCTCCACCGACCTCTGGGAGGTCCGCGACGGCGAGGTCCGCCACCACGAGTTCTCCCCCAGCGACCTCGGGACCAGCCAGGTTGACGTCGACTCCCTGCGCGGCGGCAGCGGCACGGACAACGCTGCGATCGTCCAGCAGGTGCTCGAGGGAGAGCCCGGGCCGGTCCGTGAGGCGGTGCTGATCAACGCGGCCGCGGGGCTCGCCGCCGTCGACGACTCTGCCGAGGGTGACCTGCTGGAGCGGCTGCACGCCCAGAGGGCACGTGCCGAGGAGTCGATCGACTCCGGGGCGGCCGCCGCGGTGCTGCAGCGCTGGGTCGACTTCAGCCACGCCTGA
- a CDS encoding cytochrome b — translation MSASNETYTEDQYLETEKYQPATSTGRIANYVDQRVGGSGMVREFGRKIFPDHWTFMFGEVALYSFVILILSGTFLTFWFDPSMASTRYDGSYAPLQGLEMSTAYATALELSFDVRGGLFMRQLHHWAALLFVMAMSIHMLRVFFTGAFRKPRELNWVVGCALLIMGLGAGFTGYSLPDEVLSGNGLRIIDGILKALPVVGTYMSFFLFGGEFPGGEVIPRLYVMHIMVIPALILVLIAVHLFMVVTHKHTQYPGPGRTERNVVGYPVGPVYAAKAGGFFFIVFGILAVISGTFQINALWNYGPYDPSPVQAGAQPDWYIGPFEGVLRLMPGFLGNIPLEFVIPTPWGGNSVATPVLIPLIPVGIMFLVMFIWPWVESWITGDKKEHHILDRPRNAPTRTAVGVASVTFYCIMWGMGSNDLIATHFHLSLNDITYWSRVLIFVGPIIAFMLTKRICLSLQRKDRETVLHGHEAGVIEMLPHGEFREKHTRPSDYELYTLVAYEAPAPSGPQPNAKGRITRIEKFRAKLNQWFYEDRVEPVSREEYLEALEHDHHGDGHQGGLEATDRHTIEARH, via the coding sequence ATGAGCGCCTCCAACGAGACCTACACCGAGGACCAGTACCTCGAGACTGAGAAGTACCAGCCCGCCACGTCGACCGGCCGTATCGCCAACTACGTGGACCAGCGAGTCGGCGGCTCCGGCATGGTCCGTGAGTTCGGGCGGAAGATCTTCCCGGACCACTGGACCTTCATGTTCGGCGAGGTGGCCCTCTACAGCTTCGTCATCCTCATCCTCTCGGGGACGTTCCTGACCTTCTGGTTCGACCCGTCGATGGCCAGCACCCGCTATGACGGCTCCTATGCGCCCCTGCAGGGCCTGGAGATGTCCACGGCCTACGCGACAGCTCTGGAGCTGTCCTTCGACGTGCGCGGCGGCCTCTTCATGCGTCAGCTGCACCACTGGGCGGCGCTGCTCTTCGTGATGGCGATGTCGATCCACATGCTCCGTGTCTTCTTCACCGGAGCCTTCCGGAAGCCGCGCGAGCTCAACTGGGTCGTCGGCTGCGCGCTGCTGATCATGGGCCTGGGTGCCGGCTTCACCGGCTACTCGCTGCCGGACGAGGTGCTCTCCGGCAACGGCCTGCGCATCATCGACGGCATCCTGAAGGCCCTGCCCGTGGTCGGGACATACATGTCCTTCTTCCTCTTCGGCGGAGAGTTCCCCGGCGGCGAGGTCATCCCGCGGCTCTATGTCATGCACATCATGGTCATCCCGGCACTGATCCTGGTGCTGATCGCGGTCCACCTGTTCATGGTGGTCACGCACAAGCACACCCAGTACCCCGGCCCGGGCCGCACCGAGCGCAACGTGGTCGGCTACCCGGTCGGTCCGGTGTATGCGGCCAAGGCCGGCGGCTTCTTCTTCATCGTCTTCGGGATACTCGCGGTCATCTCCGGCACCTTCCAGATCAACGCGCTGTGGAACTACGGCCCCTACGACCCCTCGCCGGTCCAGGCCGGGGCCCAGCCCGACTGGTACATCGGTCCGTTCGAGGGCGTGCTGCGACTGATGCCCGGCTTCCTGGGCAACATTCCGCTCGAATTCGTCATCCCCACTCCCTGGGGTGGGAACTCCGTGGCGACTCCGGTGCTCATACCGCTGATCCCTGTGGGCATCATGTTCCTGGTGATGTTCATCTGGCCGTGGGTCGAGTCCTGGATCACCGGGGACAAGAAGGAGCACCACATCCTGGACCGTCCGCGCAACGCTCCGACGCGCACCGCGGTCGGCGTCGCCAGCGTGACGTTCTACTGCATCATGTGGGGCATGGGGTCCAACGACCTCATCGCCACGCACTTCCACCTCTCGCTCAACGACATCACCTACTGGTCGCGAGTGCTGATCTTCGTGGGCCCGATCATCGCGTTCATGCTCACGAAGCGGATCTGCCTGTCTCTGCAGCGCAAGGACCGGGAGACGGTGCTCCATGGTCATGAGGCCGGTGTGATCGAGATGCTGCCGCACGGGGAGTTCCGTGAGAAGCACACCCGCCCGTCCGACTACGAGCTGTACACGCTGGTGGCCTATGAGGCTCCGGCCCCCTCGGGCCCGCAGCCGAACGCCAAGGGCCGGATCACCCGCATCGAGAAGTTCCGGGCGAAGCTCAATCAGTGGTTCTACGAGGACCGTGTCGAGCCGGTCAGTCGCGAGGAGTACCTCGAGGCCCTGGAGCACGATCACCACGGCGACGGCCACCAGGGTGGTCTCGAAGCCACGGATCGGCACACGATCGAGGCCAGGCACTGA
- a CDS encoding c-type cytochrome yields the protein MKALSQKRRHPFAGVALLLLGLLITGGLYAAATTINQAQASNEADGYSASDVDEGERLFVANCATCHGINAEGTDAGPSLIGVGAASVDFQVGTGRMPMQMQGPQAQVKPQQFNDEQTMQLSAYVASLGAGPAVPAEEHTDADQGDPARGGELFRINCAMCHNAAAAGGALTEGKYAPSLHGVEERHIYEAMQTGPQNMPVFNDANIPPEDKRDIIAFLKTYDSQGTPGGFALGFLGPVSEGLFIWTGGLAVLIASMVWLTSRSS from the coding sequence GTGAAGGCACTCTCACAGAAGCGCCGCCACCCCTTCGCTGGAGTGGCACTGCTCCTCCTGGGCCTCCTGATCACAGGGGGGCTGTATGCCGCTGCCACCACCATCAACCAGGCACAGGCCAGCAACGAGGCCGACGGGTACTCGGCCAGCGACGTCGACGAGGGAGAGCGCCTCTTCGTCGCGAACTGCGCGACCTGCCACGGGATCAACGCCGAGGGGACCGACGCCGGACCCTCGCTGATCGGTGTCGGTGCGGCCTCCGTGGACTTCCAGGTCGGCACCGGACGCATGCCGATGCAGATGCAGGGTCCGCAGGCCCAGGTGAAGCCGCAGCAGTTCAATGACGAGCAGACCATGCAGCTGTCGGCCTATGTGGCCTCGCTGGGCGCGGGCCCGGCCGTGCCTGCGGAGGAGCACACTGACGCGGACCAGGGTGACCCGGCCCGCGGCGGCGAGCTGTTCCGCATCAACTGTGCCATGTGCCACAACGCCGCGGCCGCCGGCGGCGCGCTGACTGAGGGCAAGTACGCGCCGTCGCTGCACGGCGTCGAGGAGCGCCACATCTACGAGGCCATGCAGACCGGCCCGCAGAACATGCCGGTCTTCAACGACGCCAACATCCCCCCGGAGGACAAGCGTGACATCATCGCCTTCCTGAAGACCTACGACTCCCAGGGCACTCCCGGCGGCTTCGCGCTCGGCTTCCTGGGTCCGGTCTCCGAAGGTCTGTTCATCTGGACCGGCGGGTTGGCAGTGCTCATCGCCTCGATGGTCTGGCTCACCTCGCGCTCCTCCTGA
- the dtd gene encoding D-aminoacyl-tRNA deacylase, with protein MRAVIQRVSRAQVRAELAQGGSHVSGFDGEGLVVLLGVTHGDTEQEARLLAEKTWRLRILADERSAEQAGAPVLAVSQFTLYGDARKGRRPSWSRAAPAEVGEPVCRDYVWFLRELGAEVLTGVFGAAMEVELVNDGPVTLILDTEELRRPRRS; from the coding sequence ATGCGTGCCGTGATCCAGCGAGTCTCCCGTGCCCAGGTCCGCGCCGAGCTGGCTCAGGGCGGCTCCCACGTCTCCGGCTTCGACGGCGAGGGCCTGGTGGTCCTGCTGGGCGTCACCCATGGGGACACCGAGCAGGAGGCCCGGCTGCTGGCGGAGAAGACCTGGCGGCTGCGGATCCTGGCCGATGAGCGTTCCGCCGAGCAGGCGGGGGCTCCGGTGCTGGCCGTCAGTCAGTTCACCCTCTACGGAGACGCGCGCAAGGGACGCCGCCCCTCCTGGAGCAGGGCGGCGCCCGCGGAGGTGGGGGAGCCCGTCTGCCGGGACTATGTGTGGTTTCTGCGCGAGCTCGGCGCCGAGGTCCTCACTGGCGTGTTCGGCGCGGCCATGGAGGTGGAGCTGGTCAACGACGGTCCGGTGACGCTGATCCTCGACACGGAGGAGCTGCGCAGACCCCGCCGGAGCTGA
- the aspS gene encoding aspartate--tRNA ligase yields MLRTHHNGALGAEHIGQTVTLTGWVARRRDHGGVAFLDLRDASGVAQVVVRDEKDFAPLRNEYVLQVRGTVERRPEGNENPHLASGEVEVIAAEVTVLNTADPLPFQVDEHVEVGEEARLRHRYLDLRREAPQRALRLRSEANRVAREFLHSEDFTEIETPTLTRSTPEGARDFLVPARLAPGAWYALPQSPQLFKQLLQVGGFEKYYQIARCYRDEDFRADRQPEFTQLDIEASFVDQEDIIGLTEELVQRLWRLIDVDLEGPLPRITYREAMARYGTDKPDLRFSLELVELTEYFSETPFRVFRSPYVGAVVMPGGADQPRRTLDAWQEWAKQRGAKGLAYVLVTEDGELGGPVAKNLSERERAGLLEAVGAQPGDCIFFAAGEQKASRALLGAARVEIAERTGLIDHDSWSFVWVVDAPMFEPTAEATAAGDVAVGSGTWTAVHHAFTAPKPEFADSFDTEPGEALAYAYDLVCNGNEIGGGSIRVHRREMQERIFAVMGIGEEESREKFGFLLDAFKFGAPPHGGIAFGWDRVVALLTGESSIREVIAFPKSGGGFDPLTAAPAPITPQQRKEAGVDARPERTDGAPEGQKASAATQHATAEA; encoded by the coding sequence GTGCTTCGCACACATCACAACGGCGCCCTGGGCGCCGAGCACATCGGACAGACCGTGACGCTGACCGGCTGGGTCGCCCGTCGCCGCGACCACGGCGGCGTGGCGTTCCTCGACCTGCGCGATGCCTCCGGCGTGGCCCAGGTCGTGGTGCGCGACGAGAAGGACTTCGCCCCGCTGCGCAACGAGTACGTCCTCCAGGTGCGCGGCACCGTGGAGCGCCGCCCCGAGGGCAACGAGAACCCCCACCTGGCCTCCGGCGAGGTCGAGGTGATCGCCGCCGAGGTCACGGTGCTCAACACCGCCGACCCGCTGCCCTTCCAGGTGGACGAGCATGTCGAGGTCGGTGAGGAGGCGCGCCTGCGTCACCGCTACCTGGACCTGCGCAGGGAAGCCCCGCAGCGCGCCCTGCGCCTGCGTTCGGAGGCGAACCGCGTGGCCCGGGAGTTCCTGCACTCCGAGGACTTCACCGAGATCGAGACTCCGACGCTGACCCGGTCGACTCCTGAGGGTGCCCGCGACTTCCTGGTGCCGGCCCGCCTAGCTCCGGGCGCCTGGTACGCCCTGCCGCAGTCCCCGCAGCTGTTCAAGCAGCTCCTGCAGGTCGGCGGATTCGAGAAGTACTACCAGATCGCACGCTGCTATCGCGACGAAGACTTCCGCGCGGACCGTCAGCCGGAGTTCACCCAGCTGGACATCGAGGCCAGCTTCGTGGACCAGGAGGACATCATCGGCCTGACCGAGGAGCTCGTCCAGCGACTGTGGCGGCTGATCGACGTCGACCTGGAGGGCCCGCTGCCGCGGATCACCTACCGTGAGGCGATGGCGCGCTACGGCACCGACAAGCCGGACCTGCGTTTCAGCCTCGAGCTGGTGGAGCTCACCGAGTACTTCTCCGAGACTCCGTTCCGGGTCTTCCGGTCCCCCTATGTGGGCGCTGTGGTCATGCCCGGCGGAGCCGACCAGCCCCGCCGGACCCTCGACGCCTGGCAGGAGTGGGCCAAGCAGCGCGGCGCCAAGGGGCTCGCCTACGTGCTCGTCACCGAGGACGGCGAGCTGGGCGGGCCGGTCGCCAAGAACCTCTCCGAGCGGGAGCGGGCCGGCCTGCTCGAGGCCGTCGGCGCTCAGCCTGGAGACTGCATCTTCTTCGCCGCGGGCGAGCAGAAGGCCTCTCGTGCGCTTCTCGGCGCGGCCCGCGTGGAGATCGCCGAACGCACGGGACTCATCGACCACGACTCCTGGTCCTTCGTGTGGGTCGTCGACGCACCCATGTTCGAGCCCACTGCTGAGGCCACCGCAGCCGGTGACGTCGCCGTCGGCTCCGGAACCTGGACCGCAGTGCACCACGCCTTCACCGCGCCGAAGCCGGAGTTCGCCGACAGCTTCGACACCGAGCCTGGTGAGGCCCTCGCCTACGCCTACGACCTCGTCTGCAACGGCAACGAGATCGGCGGAGGATCGATCCGTGTCCACCGGCGGGAGATGCAGGAGCGGATCTTCGCCGTGATGGGCATCGGCGAGGAGGAGTCACGCGAGAAGTTCGGATTCCTGCTCGACGCCTTCAAGTTCGGAGCGCCCCCGCACGGTGGCATCGCCTTCGGCTGGGACCGTGTGGTCGCCCTGCTCACCGGGGAGTCCTCGATCCGCGAGGTCATCGCCTTTCCGAAATCGGGCGGTGGATTCGACCCGCTGACCGCAGCACCGGCGCCGATCACCCCCCAGCAGCGCAAAGAGGCTGGAGTGGATGCACGTCCCGAGCGCACGGACGGTGCTCCCGAGGGTCAGAAGGCCTCCGCCGCCACCCAGCACGCCACGGCCGAGGCCTGA
- a CDS encoding ubiquinol-cytochrome c reductase iron-sulfur subunit, producing the protein MGEHGHGDPHESGAVITAGDGESGKYAIDNPGLPPHRPRVADEDPKAAKRSERQVATLFLISIIGTVIFFIGYFAVELSEDLHALRLQNTLLGLGVGFAMLGLGLGVVHWAKTLMPDHELVEARKPLRTEEHRQEAEQIIDEVLDESGIKRRPLIRNTLIGAAVLAPLPFILTLRDLDRSEDFGMDRMRHSLWEEGVRLVRDPTGTPIRAADITVGSAMHVIPENLREVSGHADRLSEKAKSVVLVVRMNPDEIQQVTPGREDWTHDGIIACSKVCTHVGCPVALYERHTHHLLCPCHQSTFDAAQEFKVVFGPAGRPLPQLPIAVDEEGFLIARSDFTEPVGPTYWERGSTDPEGDYNA; encoded by the coding sequence ATGGGCGAGCACGGTCACGGCGACCCGCATGAGTCGGGGGCCGTCATCACTGCCGGTGACGGGGAGTCGGGCAAGTACGCCATCGACAACCCCGGTCTGCCGCCGCACCGCCCGCGGGTGGCAGATGAGGACCCGAAGGCCGCGAAGCGCTCCGAGCGCCAGGTCGCCACGCTGTTCCTCATCTCGATCATCGGCACCGTGATCTTTTTCATCGGCTACTTCGCCGTGGAGCTCAGCGAGGACCTCCACGCCCTGCGCCTGCAGAACACGCTGCTGGGCCTCGGCGTCGGGTTCGCGATGCTGGGCCTCGGCCTGGGCGTGGTCCACTGGGCCAAGACCCTGATGCCGGACCATGAGCTGGTCGAGGCCCGCAAGCCGCTGCGCACGGAGGAGCACCGTCAGGAGGCGGAGCAGATCATCGACGAGGTGCTCGACGAATCGGGCATCAAGCGCCGTCCGCTGATCCGCAACACGCTCATCGGTGCCGCCGTGCTGGCCCCGCTGCCGTTCATCCTGACGCTGCGCGACCTGGACCGCTCTGAGGACTTCGGCATGGACCGGATGCGCCACTCCCTGTGGGAGGAGGGCGTCCGCCTGGTCCGCGACCCCACCGGCACCCCGATCCGCGCCGCGGACATCACCGTGGGCTCGGCCATGCACGTGATCCCGGAGAACCTGCGTGAGGTCTCCGGCCACGCAGACCGTCTCTCGGAGAAGGCCAAGTCCGTGGTGCTGGTCGTGCGGATGAACCCCGACGAGATCCAGCAGGTGACCCCGGGCCGAGAGGACTGGACCCACGACGGCATCATCGCCTGCTCCAAGGTCTGCACCCATGTCGGCTGCCCGGTGGCGCTCTATGAGCGGCACACGCACCACCTGCTCTGCCCCTGCCACCAGTCGACCTTCGACGCCGCGCAGGAGTTCAAAGTGGTCTTCGGCCCCGCCGGCCGCCCGCTGCCGCAGCTGCCCATCGCCGTGGACGAGGAGGGTTTCCTCATCGCTCGCAGCGACTTCACTGAGCCTGTCGGCCCGACCTACTGGGAGCGTGGCTCCACTGACCCCGAGGGTGATTACAACGCATGA
- a CDS encoding replication-associated recombination protein A, with translation MRPRNLDEVVGQQHLLDQGSPLRILTEGSRGPAGASSVILYGPPGTGKTTLAHVIARGESRTFVELSAIRAGVKDVRRVMDQALEDRDLHGRTTVLFLDEIHRFNKAQQDALLPGVENGWIILVAATTENPSFSVVSPLLSRSLLLTLRPLTDEDTGALIDRSLRDERGLDSSFTLDDDARGHILRMAGGDARRVLTTLEAAAAVAAGRAEAEGEGAESAETTDRPLVTITAEDAEQAMDHAVQRYDRDGDQHYDIVSAFIKSLRGSDPDAALHYLARMVVAGEDPRFIARRLVIAAGEEVGMADPSALQTAMAAAQAVQLIGMPEARILLAEATVHIATAPKSNASYRALDAAIADVRAGRGGPVPMHLRDAHYSGAHRLGHGRSYVNAHEEPHHVAAQQYPPDDLLDVDYYRPTGNGQERAVAQRLEKLRAIVRRRS, from the coding sequence ATGCGCCCACGGAACCTGGACGAGGTGGTGGGCCAGCAGCATCTGCTGGACCAGGGTTCTCCACTGCGGATCCTCACCGAGGGATCCCGCGGTCCCGCGGGTGCCTCCTCCGTCATCCTCTACGGCCCGCCGGGCACGGGCAAGACCACGCTCGCCCATGTGATCGCCCGCGGCGAGTCCCGCACATTCGTGGAGCTCTCCGCCATCCGTGCAGGGGTCAAGGACGTGCGTCGCGTCATGGACCAGGCGCTGGAGGACAGGGATCTGCACGGGCGGACCACCGTGCTGTTCCTCGACGAGATCCACCGGTTCAACAAGGCCCAGCAGGACGCCCTGCTTCCCGGAGTGGAGAATGGGTGGATCATCCTCGTCGCCGCGACCACGGAGAACCCCTCGTTCTCCGTGGTCTCACCTCTGCTGTCCCGTTCGCTGCTGCTGACGCTGCGACCGCTGACCGACGAGGACACCGGCGCGCTGATCGACCGTTCCCTGCGTGACGAGCGCGGCCTCGACAGCTCGTTCACACTCGACGACGACGCCCGCGGACACATCCTGCGCATGGCCGGCGGCGACGCTCGTCGGGTGCTGACCACACTGGAGGCGGCGGCCGCCGTCGCCGCAGGACGCGCCGAGGCCGAGGGTGAGGGCGCAGAATCCGCCGAGACCACAGACCGCCCCCTGGTGACGATCACCGCCGAAGATGCTGAGCAGGCGATGGACCATGCGGTCCAGCGCTACGACCGCGACGGCGACCAGCACTATGACATCGTCTCCGCGTTCATCAAGTCGCTGCGGGGCTCTGATCCCGATGCCGCCCTGCACTACCTGGCGCGGATGGTCGTCGCCGGGGAGGACCCGCGATTCATCGCACGCCGCCTGGTCATCGCTGCCGGCGAAGAGGTGGGCATGGCTGACCCCAGCGCGCTGCAGACCGCGATGGCCGCCGCGCAGGCCGTCCAGCTCATCGGCATGCCGGAAGCGCGCATCCTGCTCGCCGAGGCGACGGTCCACATCGCAACCGCACCGAAGTCCAACGCCTCCTATCGGGCCCTGGACGCCGCCATCGCCGACGTCCGAGCCGGCCGCGGGGGCCCGGTGCCGATGCACCTGCGCGACGCGCACTACTCGGGCGCACACCGGCTCGGCCACGGCCGCAGCTATGTCAACGCCCACGAGGAGCCACATCACGTGGCCGCCCAGCAGTACCCGCCGGACGACCTCCTCGACGTCGACTACTACCGCCCCACCGGCAACGGCCAGGAGCGCGCCGTCGCCCAGCGGCTGGAGAAGCTCCGCGCCATCGTGCGCCGGCGCAGCTGA